A single genomic interval of Clostridium facile harbors:
- a CDS encoding glycosyltransferase family 2 protein — protein sequence MSVPKVSVLMGVQNLEKYISQSIESVLTQTFTDFEFIILDDGSTDRTLEIIKEYAAKDDRIRYFSFPQKMGIAYGCNFTVEKSVGKYLARMDGDDLWEPEKLMLQVEYLDSHPECGVCFTQAKIIDETGKELSSKEANDMNVLFSQTNKTQAQWLHHLFTHGNCLCHPTSVIRKEVFDHINGYHNAFRQLPDFDMWMQLIQFVEFHIIEKPLFLYRWFENNTSKPNPIGISRTYQEYFQLYLHLFDHIPDDLFIESFSDLFICKDSQTEQELACEKAFLLYHHSAGLLPEAGRLAGLTLLTQLLNQDDTRSLLQTKYHFDTFDYVDFESKPIFYSSSYYDIPKGLTKDIVSSTATLFYSTGDSIDGTEFLTTQYQADTGLQQLEFQLPEGTTILRLDPLENHPCVVWYLAAEINGIPLHADPFNAQQEGIWYFDNDPQIGFTLEQPISGTLKIVLGVMPLHQTITSNIKNQLSQVSVSKLYLSKFESNYQQQIGKLNEEKEQQQAVIDNLKEQLYAMTVDRDFNKQQLEAIRNTKAYRVYKKIRGIKK from the coding sequence ATGAGCGTACCAAAAGTCAGTGTCTTAATGGGGGTACAAAACCTAGAAAAATATATCTCTCAATCAATCGAAAGTGTTTTAACACAAACTTTTACTGATTTTGAATTTATTATATTAGATGATGGTTCCACAGACCGTACGCTGGAAATTATTAAAGAGTATGCTGCCAAGGATGATAGGATCCGTTACTTTTCATTTCCTCAAAAGATGGGGATTGCCTATGGCTGCAATTTTACCGTAGAAAAATCAGTTGGTAAATATTTGGCCCGTATGGATGGGGACGATTTATGGGAGCCAGAAAAACTGATGCTGCAGGTAGAGTACTTAGATTCCCACCCAGAATGTGGCGTTTGCTTTACCCAGGCGAAAATTATTGATGAAACGGGAAAAGAACTCTCTAGTAAAGAAGCAAATGATATGAATGTTTTGTTTTCTCAAACAAACAAAACACAAGCCCAATGGCTACACCATCTTTTTACACATGGTAATTGTCTCTGTCATCCAACTTCGGTAATTCGCAAAGAAGTATTTGACCATATAAATGGCTATCATAATGCATTTCGTCAGTTACCTGACTTTGATATGTGGATGCAGTTAATCCAATTTGTAGAATTCCATATTATAGAAAAACCACTTTTTTTATATCGTTGGTTTGAAAATAACACAAGTAAACCCAATCCAATAGGGATTTCTCGAACTTATCAAGAGTATTTTCAATTGTATTTACATCTATTTGATCATATACCAGATGATTTATTTATAGAAAGTTTCTCTGATTTATTTATCTGCAAAGATTCTCAGACAGAACAGGAGTTAGCATGTGAAAAAGCTTTTTTATTGTATCATCACAGTGCAGGTTTACTTCCTGAAGCAGGCCGCCTTGCTGGTTTAACATTGTTAACCCAACTATTAAACCAAGACGATACCCGTTCCTTATTACAAACAAAATACCATTTTGACACCTTTGATTATGTTGATTTCGAAAGCAAACCCATCTTTTATAGTAGTTCCTATTATGATATTCCAAAAGGATTGACAAAAGATATCGTTTCCTCTACTGCAACGCTTTTTTATAGCACCGGCGATTCCATTGATGGTACAGAATTCCTTACTACCCAATATCAAGCGGATACTGGACTACAGCAGTTAGAATTCCAGCTACCAGAAGGTACTACAATTTTACGGTTGGATCCACTGGAAAACCACCCTTGTGTTGTCTGGTATTTAGCAGCTGAAATCAATGGAATTCCGTTACACGCCGATCCATTTAATGCACAACAGGAAGGAATTTGGTATTTTGATAATGATCCGCAAATTGGTTTTACTTTAGAACAACCAATCAGTGGAACATTAAAGATTGTCTTGGGTGTAATGCCATTGCATCAAACAATTACATCTAATATAAAAAATCAGCTATCTCAAGTTTCTGTTAGTAAATTATATCTCTCTAAATTTGAATCAAACTATCAACAGCAAATAGGTAAGTTAAATGAAGAAAAAGAACAACAGCAAGCAGTGATAGATAATTTAAAAGAACAATTATATGCGATGACTGTTGACCGGGATTTCAACAAACAGCAATTAGAGGCAATCCGCAATACCAAAGCGTACCGTGTTTATAAAAAAATACGCGGTATTAAAAAATAA
- a CDS encoding cell division protein SepF yields the protein MEPCIPFPVFSVSSLQQVADACDTFRQTGCAYFNFINMEPDLCSRAIDFLTGFAKGYDCCLLSICDTEYCMLLKDNTVDDVDSNLWGQIEFTQHTIP from the coding sequence ATGGAACCATGTATACCGTTTCCAGTGTTTTCCGTCAGTTCCTTACAGCAAGTAGCAGATGCTTGTGATACTTTCCGCCAAACTGGTTGCGCCTATTTTAATTTTATCAATATGGAACCAGATTTATGTAGCAGAGCAATTGACTTTTTAACGGGTTTTGCAAAAGGGTATGATTGCTGTTTACTATCAATTTGTGATACTGAATATTGTATGTTATTAAAGGACAACACAGTGGACGATGTGGATTCTAACCTATGGGGGCAGATTGAGTTTACTCAGCACACCATACCATAA
- a CDS encoding NAD-dependent epimerase/dehydratase family protein gives MANLYLVTGATGHLGNTIIQKLLQKGCHVRGLALPSDQTPPFQSPNMELIRGDLRDIQSLIALFKDTDENTVLIHTAAILSAAPKFEHLVYDINVNGTEQLLRMCIMHHTKKFIYVSSSHAIPITNTIIKESNQFNADALETIFAKTKAIASRLVLDYGAKGLDACILQPSGMLGPGDYGTGHLTQLIMDFMNHKTTIDVKGGYDFVDVRDVADAVISSINNGISGESYLCTNQYYEVQQLFQMLQKITGRKPAKTMVPMWFSKLMVYFHQNYRNPFLQPPLTTSYELYSIPEKITFSHQKAKKQLHYTPRPIEETLLDTAQWLVCHHMVQPRPLGCKI, from the coding sequence ATGGCAAATTTATATTTGGTTACTGGGGCAACTGGTCATCTAGGAAATACAATTATACAAAAATTATTGCAGAAAGGGTGCCATGTGCGCGGCCTAGCTTTGCCGTCCGATCAGACACCGCCTTTCCAATCGCCTAATATGGAATTAATCCGGGGAGATTTACGGGATATTCAAAGTTTAATTGCTTTATTTAAAGATACCGATGAAAATACTGTTTTGATTCACACTGCTGCTATTTTGTCTGCTGCACCTAAATTTGAACATTTGGTATACGATATTAACGTAAACGGAACAGAACAGCTTTTACGCATGTGTATAATGCATCACACAAAAAAATTCATTTATGTTAGCTCTTCCCATGCAATTCCAATTACCAACACCATAATAAAAGAATCCAATCAGTTTAATGCTGATGCATTAGAAACCATTTTTGCCAAAACAAAAGCAATCGCTTCCCGGTTGGTGCTGGATTACGGCGCAAAAGGATTAGATGCCTGTATTCTTCAACCTTCTGGTATGTTAGGGCCTGGGGATTATGGTACTGGACATTTAACACAATTGATTATGGATTTTATGAACCATAAGACGACCATTGATGTAAAAGGCGGATATGATTTTGTAGATGTAAGGGATGTTGCCGATGCTGTTATCTCTTCTATCAACAATGGAATCTCCGGTGAATCATATCTCTGTACCAATCAATATTATGAAGTACAACAACTTTTCCAAATGCTACAGAAAATAACAGGAAGGAAACCGGCAAAAACAATGGTACCTATGTGGTTTTCGAAACTCATGGTCTATTTCCATCAAAATTATCGGAATCCTTTTTTACAACCGCCATTAACTACTTCTTATGAACTGTATTCCATTCCAGAAAAAATTACGTTTTCTCATCAAAAAGCAAAAAAACAGTTACACTATACCCCCCGCCCTATTGAGGAAACTTTACTGGATACTGCTCAATGGCTTGTTTGTCATCATATGGTTCAACCAAGACCATTAGGATGTAAAATATAA
- the putP gene encoding sodium/proline symporter PutP, producing the protein MTNNIWIIIAFGAYLLFMMLIGFICYKKTKTSEDYFLGGRSLGGWVAALSAQASDMSGWLLMGLPGAIYALGTGQIWIAVGLAIGTILNWCIVASKLRRYTIKAGNALTLPEFFENRFEDKYKVLRVASSLFIMIFFLVYTASGFSAGATLFSTVFGIDYKIALLIGVFVILVYTFLGGFLAVCWTDFVQGFMMLISLIVVPGFAIGILGGFDGAGQVYQEIGHHFLNPMFSGGEQLSIVSIISQLAWGLGYFGMPHILIRFMAIKNETEVRKSRKIGIIWVVISLTASCTLGVIGAAFFANQPLENSESVFIQMINTIFSDHLGIPFVGGLLLCGILAAIMSTADSQLLVTASSISEDVYKGVINKNASDKSMLMISRITVLIVSAIAFVIALDPNSSVMGLVSNAWSGFGSTFGPVVLLALFWRRSNVAGAASGMIAGGLTVILWDYIPFGGSTLATMTGVYSLIPGFAICAVVMVVVSLLTKAPSKTMLDTFDEVTANKEITE; encoded by the coding sequence ATGACAAATAATATTTGGATTATTATAGCCTTTGGAGCATATTTATTATTTATGATGCTCATTGGCTTCATTTGTTACAAAAAAACAAAAACATCAGAAGATTATTTTTTAGGAGGTAGAAGCCTTGGAGGTTGGGTAGCCGCTTTAAGTGCGCAGGCTTCCGACATGAGTGGATGGCTATTAATGGGGCTGCCAGGTGCTATTTATGCATTGGGTACAGGGCAAATTTGGATTGCGGTTGGCCTTGCAATTGGTACTATTTTAAACTGGTGTATTGTAGCATCCAAACTACGCCGCTATACTATTAAGGCAGGAAATGCCCTTACTTTACCAGAATTTTTCGAAAACCGGTTTGAAGATAAATACAAAGTATTGCGCGTTGCATCTTCTTTGTTTATTATGATCTTTTTCCTTGTGTATACCGCTTCCGGCTTCTCGGCAGGGGCAACCTTATTTTCCACCGTATTTGGTATTGATTACAAAATAGCCTTATTAATTGGTGTCTTTGTTATTTTGGTCTATACCTTTTTAGGAGGATTTTTGGCTGTATGCTGGACAGACTTTGTACAAGGATTTATGATGTTGATTTCTCTAATTGTCGTTCCTGGATTCGCGATTGGAATTTTAGGTGGATTTGATGGGGCTGGTCAAGTATATCAAGAAATTGGCCACCATTTCTTAAACCCAATGTTCAGTGGAGGAGAGCAACTTTCTATTGTTAGCATTATTTCACAGCTTGCATGGGGATTGGGATACTTTGGTATGCCCCATATTTTAATCCGTTTTATGGCGATTAAAAATGAAACTGAAGTGCGGAAATCTCGTAAAATCGGTATTATATGGGTGGTTATTTCATTAACTGCCTCCTGTACACTAGGGGTAATTGGAGCGGCGTTCTTTGCAAACCAACCATTAGAAAATTCCGAGAGTGTATTTATCCAGATGATTAATACCATCTTTTCTGATCATCTTGGTATTCCTTTTGTTGGTGGCCTTCTATTGTGCGGTATTCTGGCCGCCATTATGTCTACAGCGGATTCTCAACTGTTGGTTACTGCATCTTCTATCTCAGAAGACGTATACAAAGGGGTTATTAATAAAAATGCTAGTGATAAAAGCATGTTAATGATTAGCCGTATTACTGTTTTAATCGTGTCCGCAATTGCGTTTGTTATTGCACTGGATCCGAATAGCAGTGTTATGGGGCTGGTATCCAACGCTTGGTCTGGATTTGGATCTACATTTGGTCCAGTTGTATTGTTAGCATTGTTCTGGAGACGCTCTAATGTTGCTGGAGCGGCTTCTGGTATGATTGCTGGAGGCTTAACTGTAATCCTATGGGATTACATTCCATTTGGTGGTTCTACTCTTGCTACTATGACAGGTGTTTACTCCTTAATCCCAGGCTTTGCAATCTGCGCAGTTGTTATGGTTGTTGTCAGCCTATTAACAAAAGCTCCATCCAAAACAATGCTGGATACTTTTGATGAAGTAACTGCTAATAAAGAAATTACAGAATAA
- a CDS encoding amidase, translating into MRKRTNLISKTVAVLVAMAIMASISSTVYAADQSSLMTRTQQVENMFTTADLMDATIYELRDAMESNKVTSAELVQMYLDRINAYDDSKDLNAIISINPDAMEIAEELDQERETGNTRGPLHGIPIVVKDNYDYEGMSTTAGATALSGSIANDDATVIARLKEAGAIILAKTNLSEFAFSGSNSRSSMGGTVHNAYDTSRTPAGSSGGTAVAVTSNFGAAGLGTDTGSSIRRPSSFSNLYGLRPSKGLTSIDGVVPLNADQDVTGPMCRTVEDLAIMLDIIAGTDSKDHYTANADSLIPEDGYTSYLNADGLEGKKIGYLTNSFGIYTTTSKDDSGNWVTSELETPTELDPDMQGMVNDTLNTLKEGGAELVDISSLLPDSLIFQLNGAVNSARLSGSSAFEWDMYEYFQALGDNATMHSVQDIKENGGYISDLDGYNTPENELVNPRFNADGTPTAEYEANWNARLNFRNTVSQILKNNGIDAVIYVSQTDVPCLEEESDGDSTTIHSNTAAYINKFGPVAGLPEMMMPMGVAQVDPSEGVTTQMPLGISMFSSYGNEATMIEIAYGYEQTAKGIRVQPSTTPVLPDQKLNAYLDSFISEINQLTPSDYTAESWSSLSTALGVATSVDKSDVSATYDATLALAKAYDALAKQPILPDTPSSTSGENVNIDTKVPAPQTGDVPITIAFVTAIIALSGGVVGIRRLRRK; encoded by the coding sequence ATGAGAAAACGAACAAATTTGATTTCTAAAACTGTTGCGGTTTTAGTGGCTATGGCAATAATGGCTTCCATATCTTCAACTGTTTATGCTGCGGATCAATCCTCTTTAATGACTAGGACACAACAAGTAGAAAATATGTTTACTACTGCTGACTTAATGGATGCCACAATCTATGAACTACGGGATGCGATGGAATCCAACAAGGTTACTTCGGCTGAATTAGTACAAATGTATCTTGATCGGATTAATGCCTATGATGATTCTAAGGATTTAAATGCGATTATTTCCATTAATCCAGACGCAATGGAAATTGCAGAAGAATTGGATCAGGAACGTGAGACTGGAAACACAAGAGGGCCTTTACATGGTATTCCAATTGTAGTGAAAGATAACTATGATTACGAAGGAATGTCCACTACTGCTGGAGCTACTGCCTTATCTGGTTCTATCGCAAATGACGATGCTACTGTGATTGCTAGATTGAAGGAAGCAGGTGCTATCATATTAGCAAAAACTAATTTATCAGAATTTGCTTTTTCCGGTTCCAATTCTAGAAGTTCCATGGGAGGTACTGTACATAACGCTTATGATACTTCCCGTACTCCCGCGGGTTCTTCAGGAGGTACTGCGGTTGCGGTGACTTCAAATTTCGGCGCAGCTGGCTTGGGAACGGATACAGGTTCCTCAATTCGTCGACCATCCAGTTTTTCCAATTTATATGGCTTACGTCCCTCCAAAGGGCTTACCAGTATTGATGGTGTTGTTCCATTAAATGCGGATCAGGATGTAACAGGCCCAATGTGCCGTACGGTAGAAGATTTGGCTATTATGCTGGATATTATTGCTGGTACAGATAGCAAAGACCATTATACAGCTAATGCGGATAGTTTGATTCCAGAGGATGGATATACCTCTTATTTAAACGCAGATGGGTTAGAGGGTAAAAAAATTGGTTACTTAACGAACTCATTTGGAATTTATACTACGACTTCTAAAGATGATTCTGGAAATTGGGTAACATCTGAATTAGAAACACCAACTGAGCTGGATCCTGATATGCAAGGAATGGTAAATGATACTTTAAATACGTTAAAAGAAGGTGGGGCAGAACTAGTAGATATTTCTTCTCTTCTGCCAGATAGTTTGATTTTCCAATTAAACGGAGCTGTTAACTCAGCACGCCTATCGGGTAGCAGCGCATTTGAATGGGATATGTATGAGTATTTCCAGGCACTTGGCGATAATGCGACTATGCACAGTGTACAGGATATTAAAGAAAATGGTGGATATATTTCTGATTTAGATGGATATAACACCCCAGAAAATGAATTGGTAAATCCAAGGTTTAATGCTGATGGTACACCAACGGCAGAATATGAGGCAAACTGGAATGCCCGGCTTAATTTTAGAAATACTGTTAGCCAAATTTTAAAAAACAATGGGATTGATGCTGTGATTTATGTATCCCAAACGGATGTTCCATGCTTAGAAGAAGAATCTGATGGGGATAGCACAACGATCCACAGCAATACAGCGGCATATATCAATAAATTTGGTCCGGTAGCGGGTCTTCCAGAAATGATGATGCCAATGGGAGTAGCACAAGTAGATCCTTCTGAAGGCGTTACAACACAAATGCCTCTTGGTATCTCCATGTTTTCCAGCTATGGAAATGAAGCAACTATGATTGAAATTGCTTATGGATATGAACAGACTGCGAAGGGAATACGTGTACAACCTTCTACAACTCCAGTATTACCTGACCAAAAATTAAATGCATACTTAGATAGTTTTATTAGTGAGATCAATCAATTAACTCCATCCGATTATACAGCTGAAAGCTGGAGCAGTTTATCTACCGCATTAGGAGTAGCAACTTCTGTAGATAAAAGTGATGTTTCTGCTACTTATGATGCAACATTGGCATTAGCTAAAGCGTATGATGCATTAGCAAAACAGCCTATCTTACCAGATACTCCTTCCAGTACATCTGGTGAGAATGTTAATATAGACACAAAGGTACCAGCACCACAAACAGGGGACGTTCCGATTACAATTGCGTTTGTAACTGCCATTATTGCTTTATCAGGTGGTGTAGTTGGTATAAGACGTCTAAGAAGGAAATAA